The Morganella morganii sequence GTACTGCTCGTTTTACCTGATTATTCTGATGCCGGTTTTGTTTCTGCCGCGCCGGGAGCACCGGCAACTGGCACTCACCTTTATGGTGATGACATTACTGGGCGGCGTGATCTTTTTTCTGTTTCCGGCACAGCTCGGTTTTGTCCGCCAGGTACCGGAATCGCCGCTGTACCGGACGATGTACACGACACTGTTTGCGCTGGATCATCCGCATAATCTGGTGCCGTCCCTGCATGTGGCCTGGTCGTGCGCGGCGGTGCTGGCCATTATCCGCCATACCGGACGCGGGCTGACACTGTTGTTTCTGTTGTGGCTGGTGCTGATTGTACTGTCTGTGCTGCTGGTTCATCAGCACCATGTGGCGGATGTGGTCACCGGCCTGCTGTTGGCGGTAACGGTTTCATATATGATGAGGAAATAATGATGAAAAGGATAATTATCAGTGCGTTAATGATATTCAGTTTTTCGGTGTATGCACAGCCCGGAGAAGAGGACGGCGCTATCCATGATGAACTGCGGCAGGTGATCGGTACCGTGGAAAATGCTATCAACAGCGGTGATTATGACAAAATGCTGCCGGTGATGAGTGAAAATCTGCGTGCCACGCCCATCACCCAGGAGTTTATCTCCGGCAAAGCAGCAATAAAACCGTATTTTGAATCCTGGTTCGGGCCGGATAAGTTCCTGAAAAAACTGAATATCAGTTTTAATGCTGATGTGGTGACGGAGTTATCCCCGGATAAAACCTGGGGTGTCGCCTACGGTAAAGGGATGGAAAAATATCAGCTGAGTGACGGCCGTACCTACGATTTTCCGACCCGCTGGACAGCGACGGTTGCGCTTGAAGACGGCGCCTGGAAAATCCGCACAATTCATATCGGTACCGATTTCACGGATAACCCGCTGCTGAATGAAACCCGTAATGCCTTACAGGGCATGATGTACGGAGCGGGCGGTCTGGTAATTGGTCTGCTGGCCGGTATTGTGCTGTTCCGCCGTAAAAGTGCGGTAAAACCGGCGACAGAAGTCGGAAAGAAATAATATTTTAATAAATCAGTGGATTATGTAAGTCGTCAGGTAACGGGCAGGCGAACGAAAAGCATGCGCGTCATGGATGACGCGCCTGAGCGTACAGGGAGGTATTTACAGCGACTTTTCGTTTTGCCCGTTATCAGACGTTGCACGGACTGACAGAAATCACTATCCCTTTTATTTTTCCGGCGGAAACAGAAAATCCAGATCCGCTGCTGCGCCCATCTGCGGTGCAGGCCGCACACCATAGCGCCACATGGTGAAATAGACACGCCAGAAGGTCGGACGCGGCTGGTCATCCACCAGTGACGGCAGTTCATACCACGGTGCCTGCGGGTGCTGGTGGTGCGCGAGATGGCAGTGATAATTCAGCGCCAGCCAGCGGGAGACCGGCAGTACTTTCAGGTTCCACGCGCCGTTCATCACATCGCGGCGGCTCCAGGCGTGATCCGCATATTGCAGGGCCGACCAGTGTAGCGCAAAAGCCCACAGGCAGAGCAGATAACCGGCCGCACTTAAATCCAGCGCCCAAAACAGCAGCGCCTGCCAGAGAAATGCACCGAGCAGTTCACTCCAGATGGTCAGCGGCGGCAGTTTTGCCAGTTCCGGCACCTGTGACCCGAACCCCAGCGCCGGGGCGATTTTGGTGACAAACACCCGTGAACGGTACACGCGCGGCGCAATAAACCAGAGAAGATTACCGAGCAGTACGCAAAAATAGTACAACCCGAGCAGATTGCCGCCGTACATCCAGATATTGCGCAGCCAGCGCGGCTGGTTTGGCAGGTAATAATCATACAGCTCTTTATCTGTCCGGTTATTTTTATGGTGATTCAGATGCGCACGGCGCTGCAGGGTAAAAGAAGTCGGAAACGCCCACGCGGCAATAATCCCGATGGCGCGATTACCGGCGGCAGTGCGGGCGGCCACACCATGTACCGCTTCATGCAGAATAGCGAACGGCATATTGTTAATCAGCATAAAACCGATCAGGGCAGGCAGTGCATAATACCAGGCGAGATGGCTCACTCCCCATAAACAGGACGCTGCCGCAGTCATCGAAAAAATCAGCAGAATACTGTTGAGTAAAAGACGCATCAGTCTGTTTTCCTTGTGTTATTCGTCACTATTGCCGGGTTGAACAGCCCGGTTTTTTCATGGCGTAACCGGCGGGCGTACAGCCGGAAGCCGAGATTGGCCGCCAGGCGGATAAAACGGCTGCCCGGACGGTGCAATACCCGGCGCAGAATGGCCGTCAGACGGTATGTTTCCCGCCAGGCTTCGTGCAGTAAGGATTGCAGGGTTTCCGGTGACATATTTTGCGGCTGAAAAACCACATGTTCGTTGTCATACAGGCTCAGGTCCTGTGTGATTAAGCGGCCGTTTTCCGCCATCCGCTGCCACAGCCGTGTACCCGGCAGTGGGGTGAGGACAGAAAAACGTACCAGATCCAGCCCGAGAGACGGGATCTGCCGTATCGTATCGCGGATGCTCTCCGGGGTGTCTTCATCAAACCCGAGCACAAAACAGCCGAGTGCGGCAATCCGGTTATCGCGCAGCCGCCGGATCTGACGGCGGTATTCGCTGACCTGGTTACAATTCTTGCCGGTGGCCGTCATGGTCTGCTGACTGAGGTTTTCCAGCCCGATAAGCAGGCCTTCGCAGCCGCTGTCACACATCGCCCGGAAAACCTCGTCGTCATCCGTCACATTGAGTGTCGCCAGTCCCGACCAGCGGATTTTCAGCGGGATCAGTGCCCGGAACAGTTCCAGACTGTACTGCCGGTCGGCGTACAGATTAGGGTCGAGGAATATCCAGCGCTGTCTGCCGCTCTGTTTTATCTCGTTAATCACATCTGCCGCTGGCCGTGCTGTGCCTTTGCGTCCCCACTGATGCTGCACCGAACAGAATTCACAGGCAAGCGGACAACCACGGTCGGCAATAATAGTGGCGATATTCATGTAGGCGCGGGACGGCAGCAGATCACGGCGCGGCACCGGCATCGGCAGAAAGCCGCGCTCTGGGCGGTGCTGATAACGCGGTTGCGGATGTCCGTCAGCCATATCCTGTAAAAATTGCGGCCAGATGAGTTCACCGGCACCGATGAGGACGGTATCGGCGTGTTGTGCCGCCTCATCCGGCTGCAGTGTGACGTGTGCGCCGCCCATTGCGGTTCTTGCCCCGCGTTCGCGCCAGTAGCGGCACAGCGCATAGGCGCGGGGGGAAGAGGAGGCGGTGGCGGTGATCACCACCAGATCAAAATCCCCGGCAGTGACCGGCGGGGAAACGCCTTCATCACAAAGGGTCAGTTCGGCATTCAGATGCGGGGGAACCAGGGCGGCGAGGGTGATAAGGGTCAGCGGGGCATAGCTGATCGCCACGGAAAACGCGCTTTTCCGGTAGCGGTAAGTCCTGTCAAACGGCAAAATCAGTAATATTCTCACCGGTGCTTCCTGCTCCGCAGCTGACATAAGGACTTTTACAATGGCACAGTACGTCCGGGAACGCACTGTGCCGGATCAAAGATCAGGCCGCAACCACTTCAAGCACAGAGATATAGCATTCAGTCGGGATAAGGCGGTTTATTTTCAGTCCTGCTTCAGCCAGCAGAGCCTCAAACTCCGGAATAGTCCGCTCACTGCCGCCGGGCAGAATCGCCATACAGAGAATACCCATACCATAATGCGCCGCCGGATTGGTTTCCGGATGCACAACGGATTCGATGATCAGCAGTTTACTGTCCGGTTTCATGGCCTTGCAGCAGTTTTTCAGTACAGCGAGGGCGTTGGCATCATCCTGATTAAAAATGACTTTTTTCAGCAGATACATATCCGCCTGCGGCACGGATTTAAAGAAGTCACCGCCGTCCAGCGACCAGCGGGAATCGTCACCCAGCTGAGACAGGTATTTGTCTGATATCACATGCGGGCTGTCGAACAGGGTGGCGGTCAGTGTCGGGTCGCTGCGCAAAATCCGCAGCAGCAGTGAGCCTTCGCCGCCGCCGATATCGGCAATATGGCACGATGACGGGAAGTTATAAGCCCGGGTGACAAAATAGTTTTCCATCTCTGACAGGGCAGACATCCCGGACGGAAAATTATAGCTGTCGTTGCGGTTGGGTTTGGTGGCCTGATATTCGTAGAAGGTTTTACCGAACAGCTTTTTAAAGTTCAGTTCACCGCGAACGGATTCATTAAGCCGCCCAATGGTTGACCAGTAAGTATTGTCGGTCAGTGTCAGAACGGCATCCCGCTGTGAGCAGGGGTGATCACGGCGGAGAAACTCCGCATCAGGAGAGAGCCGGTAACTGTCATCATCCGTACCGGTGAAAATACCGTTCAGTGCCAGCATCCGCAGAATGCGGCGCAGGTTATCCGGATCCGAGCCGGTGCGTTCTGCCAGTGCGGTAACAGAGAGCGGCCGGTCAGCCAGATGGTCGGCAATATTCAGCTCTGCCGCAACCCGCAGACAACCGGGCAGCGCCAGCCCGAGAGTCACATTCAGGATACGGATGACAGATTGCTCTTCCGCCGGACTCATCAAATCCGGTTCAGTATAAGACATAGCGGTAACTCCTTTCTGACATGAATAACAGGGCTGGTCAGAGTGCCTGATGCGGCATACAGCACTCTCTATGTTAAATAAAACTAAACAATAGAGGGAGGATAGCTCAGCAGCAGAAAATTACCGTATCGGAATATGAAGTATTATTAATTAATGATAAGTGAATCAAATATTCACTGATGAATGAGCCTGTTTCTGCTGATCTTCAGGCCGCGCATCATACACAGCCAGGCGCAGGCGGAAACACCAATCAGCAGCAGCCACAGGGTATTTGGCGGGAAATAGGTCAGCACACCGCCGGTCATCAGCGGGTTAAAGGCACCGCCGAGCCAGCCGAGGGATTGAGCGGAAAAGTAGCTGGATTTCATGCCGTCCGGCGCAATGTTGTCGATCAGCATATATTCACCCGGCGCATAAATCAGTTCACCGAGGGTAAAAACAAAGGCGGCAATTCCCCAGAACACAAGGTTGCTGCCTGACATCATAAATCCGGCCAGTCCGGCCATAAAAAAGAGTGTACCGAGTGTCATCAGCTTTTGCAGATTGTCTGTGCTGATCCGGCGGCCGACCATATATTGCAGTGAAACCACTACTGCAGCATTGACCGGCAGTACCACACCAATCACTTTTTCTGCCAGTGTGGTATCTGCCACCGTCAGGACATACTGGGAAATACAGGCGGAAAACGAACCAAACACCAGCGATCCCAGAAAGGCGGATAATGTGAACCAGAGCAGGGCTTTATCATGCAGCATGACAGAAGGCTGCCAGGTGGTACTGTTGCTGCCGGAGGCAGAAGGCGGCACGCTGCGGACAAAACGCTGAATAAAGAATATCGGGAATGAGGCGGTGCAGGCCGCCAGCCAGAACGGCAGATCCGCGCTGTACATCAGCAGGCCGGTACCAATCGGCGGCCCGACAGTCCAGCCCATATTGACGAAGGTATAGTTCAGGGAAAAGACTTTGGTTTTGCGCGCCGGTGGCAGTGTATCGGCGAAATAGGCTTTCAGCACCGTAGCAAAAACGGAGTAGGCGCAGTTAATGAGTGAAAAGAAGACAACGACGAGCGCGATATTATGAGTCAGCGGAATAGCGATAAATCCGGCGATATAAACCAGAATTGCCATCAGCATGTAGCGTTTTTTATCAAATTTATCCGCAATGATGCCGAAGCCGAGGCTGAATAACACGCCGGTTGTCAGTGCGACCGTCAGTGCCACCCCGACCTGATCCACCGCCATGTCATACTGACGGCTGAGATAAATCGCCATAAACGGGATAGTGGCACCCCGTCCGATAGTAATTAAGAATGAGGAAGCGAGCAGTGCAATGGTGGAACGGGTGGCGGCTTGCATGGTGACATTCTCAGTATTTTTATTTTATTTTTTAATATTCACGTAATCAATATCATGCAAATCAGGCGCTGTACAGCGCCTTCCGGTTACGGCAGCACGGCGTGAGCTTCGATTTCAATCAGCCATTCGGGCAGCGATAATCCGCTGACAATAATCCATGATGAGGCGGGGGCATTATCTGCAAATTTTTCTTTCAGCACATCCGCAATTGCCATTTGTTCATCGTGTGAATCCGCACCGGCACGGATATAAATCCGCAGCATAACCACATCAGACAGAGAACCGCCGGCTGCCGCGAGGGCACGGGCAATATTGTTCACCGATTGTGCGGCTTGTTCCCGCATACCGCCTGCGATTGTCACTTCATTATGATCAACGCCGACCTGTCCTGACAGAAATAACTGCCGGGTGCCGGTTGTTTCCACGACCTGACTGAAACCGTATTGCAGGGAATTAAACAGTGAGGGCGGATTAATCCGTTTTATAGTCATAACAGCCTTTTCAGTAGTGAAATAAAAGAAAATATCGTTTTATCATAGATTATTTCAGACGCTGTAAATTAACTGATTATTAACAGCATTCTTTATTTTCAGTCTCTGTTGCAGGAGCTGAATAAAA is a genomic window containing:
- a CDS encoding phosphatase PAP2 family protein yields the protein MNTDPDSFSRRVISYLLWCIPVSVVFFTVYPLMNAYTAGRDSLYSLWFPAELHIPFVPGFIWVYCSFYLIILMPVLFLPRREHRQLALTFMVMTLLGGVIFFLFPAQLGFVRQVPESPLYRTMYTTLFALDHPHNLVPSLHVAWSCAAVLAIIRHTGRGLTLLFLLWLVLIVLSVLLVHQHHVADVVTGLLLAVTVSYMMRK
- a CDS encoding YybH family protein, with the protein product MMKRIIISALMIFSFSVYAQPGEEDGAIHDELRQVIGTVENAINSGDYDKMLPVMSENLRATPITQEFISGKAAIKPYFESWFGPDKFLKKLNISFNADVVTELSPDKTWGVAYGKGMEKYQLSDGRTYDFPTRWTATVALEDGAWKIRTIHIGTDFTDNPLLNETRNALQGMMYGAGGLVIGLLAGIVLFRRKSAVKPATEVGKK
- a CDS encoding fatty acid desaturase family protein gives rise to the protein MRLLLNSILLIFSMTAAASCLWGVSHLAWYYALPALIGFMLINNMPFAILHEAVHGVAARTAAGNRAIGIIAAWAFPTSFTLQRRAHLNHHKNNRTDKELYDYYLPNQPRWLRNIWMYGGNLLGLYYFCVLLGNLLWFIAPRVYRSRVFVTKIAPALGFGSQVPELAKLPPLTIWSELLGAFLWQALLFWALDLSAAGYLLCLWAFALHWSALQYADHAWSRRDVMNGAWNLKVLPVSRWLALNYHCHLAHHQHPQAPWYELPSLVDDQPRPTFWRVYFTMWRYGVRPAPQMGAAADLDFLFPPEK
- a CDS encoding B12-binding domain-containing radical SAM protein, producing the protein MRILLILPFDRTYRYRKSAFSVAISYAPLTLITLAALVPPHLNAELTLCDEGVSPPVTAGDFDLVVITATASSSPRAYALCRYWRERGARTAMGGAHVTLQPDEAAQHADTVLIGAGELIWPQFLQDMADGHPQPRYQHRPERGFLPMPVPRRDLLPSRAYMNIATIIADRGCPLACEFCSVQHQWGRKGTARPAADVINEIKQSGRQRWIFLDPNLYADRQYSLELFRALIPLKIRWSGLATLNVTDDDEVFRAMCDSGCEGLLIGLENLSQQTMTATGKNCNQVSEYRRQIRRLRDNRIAALGCFVLGFDEDTPESIRDTIRQIPSLGLDLVRFSVLTPLPGTRLWQRMAENGRLITQDLSLYDNEHVVFQPQNMSPETLQSLLHEAWRETYRLTAILRRVLHRPGSRFIRLAANLGFRLYARRLRHEKTGLFNPAIVTNNTRKTD
- a CDS encoding methyltransferase; the protein is MSYTEPDLMSPAEEQSVIRILNVTLGLALPGCLRVAAELNIADHLADRPLSVTALAERTGSDPDNLRRILRMLALNGIFTGTDDDSYRLSPDAEFLRRDHPCSQRDAVLTLTDNTYWSTIGRLNESVRGELNFKKLFGKTFYEYQATKPNRNDSYNFPSGMSALSEMENYFVTRAYNFPSSCHIADIGGGEGSLLLRILRSDPTLTATLFDSPHVISDKYLSQLGDDSRWSLDGGDFFKSVPQADMYLLKKVIFNQDDANALAVLKNCCKAMKPDSKLLIIESVVHPETNPAAHYGMGILCMAILPGGSERTIPEFEALLAEAGLKINRLIPTECYISVLEVVAA
- the ydeE gene encoding efflux MFS transporter YdeE; amino-acid sequence: MQAATRSTIALLASSFLITIGRGATIPFMAIYLSRQYDMAVDQVGVALTVALTTGVLFSLGFGIIADKFDKKRYMLMAILVYIAGFIAIPLTHNIALVVVFFSLINCAYSVFATVLKAYFADTLPPARKTKVFSLNYTFVNMGWTVGPPIGTGLLMYSADLPFWLAACTASFPIFFIQRFVRSVPPSASGSNSTTWQPSVMLHDKALLWFTLSAFLGSLVFGSFSACISQYVLTVADTTLAEKVIGVVLPVNAAVVVSLQYMVGRRISTDNLQKLMTLGTLFFMAGLAGFMMSGSNLVFWGIAAFVFTLGELIYAPGEYMLIDNIAPDGMKSSYFSAQSLGWLGGAFNPLMTGGVLTYFPPNTLWLLLIGVSACAWLCMMRGLKISRNRLIHQ
- a CDS encoding RidA family protein, translating into MTIKRINPPSLFNSLQYGFSQVVETTGTRQLFLSGQVGVDHNEVTIAGGMREQAAQSVNNIARALAAAGGSLSDVVMLRIYIRAGADSHDEQMAIADVLKEKFADNAPASSWIIVSGLSLPEWLIEIEAHAVLP